In the genome of Fulvivirga maritima, one region contains:
- a CDS encoding adenylate/guanylate cyclase domain-containing protein: protein MSKKIEYTTFANRFSSKYPLLSYLGIQVNFWVIANLLLATIIILYNKVYSLSFHVNTPFSNIIILAIAVLFGHLYGISYGLLGYYLDKGIFKKKPIGKIILIKAIGSLSLLIVLIYLLHFILTNIPQEIIRIPTLQKEIWDYIFYLMLVYFLFMSILINYINVVNKKYGPGILVPILFGRYRKPREENRIFMFMDLQSSTSTAEALGHLKYSAYIRDCFDDINDVLFSYRAQIYQYVGDEIVVTWPEQEGLIDNCCILFYFACKRQFQDREAYYIKNYGVTPTFKAGLHGGIVSAVEIGEIKKDIAYHGDTINTASRIQSICNQYNKSFLTSEYISNIANSINGIKSEQIGEILLRGKTEPIAIFSIEEV, encoded by the coding sequence ATGTCTAAAAAAATTGAATACACCACCTTTGCCAATCGCTTCTCCAGCAAATATCCACTACTCAGTTACCTGGGAATACAGGTTAACTTTTGGGTAATAGCCAACCTACTTCTTGCCACTATTATCATCCTGTATAATAAAGTATATAGCTTATCATTTCATGTAAACACGCCATTTAGTAATATCATAATACTTGCTATCGCAGTGCTATTTGGCCATTTGTACGGCATTAGCTATGGTCTACTGGGTTACTATTTAGACAAAGGTATTTTCAAAAAGAAACCAATAGGAAAAATCATTCTTATTAAAGCTATTGGTTCTCTAAGCCTACTTATAGTTCTGATATATTTATTACATTTTATTCTGACAAACATTCCTCAGGAAATAATCAGAATACCGACGCTGCAAAAGGAAATCTGGGATTACATATTTTATCTTATGCTGGTTTACTTCCTCTTCATGTCAATATTGATTAACTACATCAATGTAGTTAATAAAAAGTATGGCCCAGGCATATTAGTTCCAATTCTCTTTGGCAGATACAGAAAGCCGAGAGAAGAAAATCGCATATTTATGTTTATGGATCTACAGTCTTCTACATCCACAGCAGAAGCTCTTGGCCATCTCAAATACAGCGCATACATCAGAGACTGCTTTGATGACATTAATGATGTGCTTTTTTCTTACCGAGCACAGATATATCAATATGTGGGAGATGAAATAGTAGTGACGTGGCCGGAACAGGAAGGGTTAATTGATAATTGTTGCATCCTGTTCTACTTTGCCTGCAAAAGGCAATTTCAAGACCGGGAAGCCTATTATATAAAGAACTATGGAGTTACACCAACCTTCAAAGCCGGGCTACACGGAGGCATAGTATCAGCAGTGGAAATAGGAGAGATAAAAAAAGACATAGCCTATCACGGAGATACCATTAACACTGCCTCTCGCATTCAAAGCATTTGTAATCAATACAATAAAAGCTTTCTGACATCTGAATACATCTCTAATATAGCTAACTCTATCAACGGAATAAAATCAGAGCAAATAGGCGAAATATTACTGAGAGGAAAAACTGAACCAATTGCCATTTTTAGTATTGAAGAAGTATAA